DNA from Lemur catta isolate mLemCat1 chromosome 7, mLemCat1.pri, whole genome shotgun sequence:
CAAAAGGTCTCATTTTACAGGTATTATAGTATTATAAATTGATCTGACAGATAATAagcattaaaaaacattaaatttgatTGGTGGggaagttctttatatttttatagcataatTAGTGAAAAATAATATAGACAATTTGACAATGTTAAATGTTTATCTGTACGACTACATTAACGACTTTGAGGATGCTGCATTGTCTCCATATGTGTACTTTCTCCTTGTTATCCCTCTCAGGCCATGAATAGGGCCAGAGCTCTCAGATCTCAGTCAGAGGACTCTGCTTCTGCCTTCAGTGCTGATGACCTTATGAGTATAGACTTAGCAGAACAGATGGCCAATGACTCTGATGATAGCATCTCAGCACCAGTGAACAAAGGAAGAGGCCGAGGAAGAGGtcgaagaggaggaagagggcagaATTCAGCATCGAGAGGAGAGTCTCAAAGAGGAAGAGGTTAGCACTGAGTAGTCTGTTGCACATTCAGACTTGGCAGTTGAGTGGGAAATacagaattttatcttttcagaattgagttataagtttttaattctgaaacacaatttttttttttttttttttttttgagacagtctcagtttgtcgccccagctagagtgcagtagcatcaatcataactcactgcaaccttaaactctgggctcaagtgatccttctgcctcagcctcccaagtagctgggactacaggcatgtgccatcacagcctaatttttctatttttttgtagagacagggtctcactcagcctggcctcaaactcctgacctcaagtgatccttctgcatTGGTcaaccaaagtgctaggattgtaggcatgagctaccatgcctggcctaaaacacaatttttaaaaaatttatttttataatgcacGAAGACAGTCTTTAATGCAGTTCTGACATATACCTTTTACTTAAATGAATGGCCACATGCCCGTAGAGTTTTAATTGttcttaacacatttttttaaaagcttcactGTTCTGTTCTCACAGAACCTTCTGGGTACATTCAATGTCATGTTCACATGTAAAGGTAATAGGCAAATATGAGTTGTTAAGGAAAATGGCTAGCTGATGGCCATTGGCAAGAGGAGGAAAATTCCAGATccatcaaaattattatttttgttgctgtcatAAGATACATATAGCCACATGCTTATAAAGTAGGCAtcataaaatttgtttaaaagaaaaaactacccCCAGACAATTTGATTCctaaaagtaattattaatattatttttcatcattgtaTTTAATGTAACACTATTGTCATTGAATAgttcaaacaaacagaaaatggtAATCCAGTGACTTCATGACACATTATATAAATCCATCTCCAgggatgttttaaaattgtttccattaaatatttatccATAGGAATTTTATGCCGGTAAAATAAATAggtatttagtttaaaatttccAGGGAGAGAAATCCCCATCTTCTAATGATGATTTTCATCATCCTtacatttacaaaattttttcttaaattttaattggaCAAATATGAACCAAATATAGTCTAAAAGAATAGTCTCTGAAAATTGGTCAGACTCTGAATGTTCTTCTTGTATGTGTCTTTGggtttttataaataaactattttatacaactttatttagctttcattttggtattgtgtttttttaaaaaaaaaaaaaaccttagctACTGATAGGATTATATATTGACTTCTTATTATTCTAACATCAGGCCCTGGTCTGGATACTACTACCCGTGGCAGGAGTTCAAAGGCCACTGTGTCAACATCTAGAAATATGTCTATTTTAGATGGTAAGTATAGACTGCAagttatttatcaattccaacaTAGGGGGACCAAGGTAATCCCCATTAGGAACCCTCATTTATTTGTGTCACCATCATTGGGAGACTTAAAAGGGCAATTAGGATCACCAGATaaattattccttaaaatatctTTGCCATGCATCAGAGCTATTAAAATGGGTAAGCTTCAAAAATTATGTTTGTAATTCCTTACTTTTACAGACAAGTTTTATTATCACCCTTTGACAGAGAGATCACAACAGCATAGAAAAGGGAGGCAGTTAGTCACTATACTGACAGTGGTCGAAAGAGATGGGAACTGCTGCTTAATGTGCTGTTTTTCTTGCTTTCCCTGTGCTGCTTCTGTCAGTCTCTTCTGTCCATAGAGACAAGTCAGGTGAGCTGCCCTTGAGAAAAATGATGGCTAAGATCTTGGAATTAATTTGTGTATGTTCTATGGTCTAAAAATCGGCTTCAACTTTAGGggatctattaaaatatttttaatattacagtTTATGAGATCAGCCTAAGTTGTTAGTCATATTTATTACAAAAAGTATATGTTAAGATAGGTGGTGATGTTTTTTTCTACCTAGCATTTAGAATatattcttatgtattttatttatattatctattATTTGAGGTTAATTGTTTTCTCACTTCTTTAGCTAGGATTCATTTTTGACACACTGGGGAGTTGAACCATTAATAATTCTCCCAAGATGAAATTTATCAAGGGTAAAAAGTATAAACTGCATTTATGTCCAAAAGGACAGCTGCACAAATAGAGTTGTGAGAGGTATGTGAGTTTAACAGAACCCAGGTGAAAAAGACTTAGGTCAGTAAGAGTTGCGCAGGTCAACCTAACTGTCCAAATCTATTGATGTCTTAAGCAGTATTCATAGAAGTAGTGAGCCTCCACAGCAAGGAAGTTCTCCTGGGTGCTGAATTGGACGTACTATGCAAAGAATACTGTACTTAACTTTGGAACTATATTTCAAGAAGGACATCAACTATATATGATCATTCAGAAGAGAAATCAAGTAATATAAAAAATGGTTGAAGGAACTTGGGATATCTACCCTGAGAAAGATTCAGATCTTTACATAGATTATGTTCTATCATGTGAAAAGTGAAATAGTTTTGATTGTTTAGTCCCAAAGATAGTGGTGGTTTTAAATCTATTTTGGCTTATGGATTCTCTAAGAATCTGAAAGATACGTCTTCTCTCCCTAAATAAGTACTCACATGCAGTTGCACTCAATTTCAAAGGGTTCAAGGATGCCTGTGAAGCCCATTCATGTTCTCCAGATTGAGAACTCACAGCTCAATGAGGATGGATGGGAAAAACTAGAAGCATGCTCACTTAAGTTTATCGTCTGATAGAATGGACCTAAAAGACTTAAGAACAGCTTTCTgcttcctcattttatagatgagggaactgagctAAGCAATTTTGTCCTGGGTTGATAAAACTactaatagtaacaataatagctaatatttatgaaattgcaTGCCTTTTAACAAGTCTGTGGGGTAGGTACTTATtatattatccctgttttacagcaAAGGAAACTCAGACTTCGAAAACATaggtaacttacccaaggtctcATAACTAGTCAGTACTAGAGCTTGAAATGATCTCATGTTCTTTGGACTCCAGAACCAGTAGTTGACCACTGTGCTCTTTTCCAGAGCAAGATAAGATTAGAAACCTAGCTATGGGTTCTCAGTAGGAGGAGTCTTTGCATTATACAGAATAACCTATCTAATTAATATAAAGATGGAGTAAGCTACCTTGGAAGGAATTGAGTTGTCACTCCCTTAAAGTTTTCAACATTTATTGGATGACAGCTGACATTGGAGAAAGGATACAAACATCAGATTGATTAAATGACTCTTAAGGAACCTCATCAAAAATTCTATTGGTGTACTTTTACTCAAATATTCAGTGCTTCAGGAAAGCCAGCTAAGATTCTTCACTTTTGACTTCAGAAACATGTTTTTATTGCCATTTAGGAAATGGCATCCAGAAAAATGCTACTCCATTCTTGGTAAGTCTCATACAAaagcagagaagacagagaaggcaGCCTGGTAAATTGAAAAGGATCCAGGCCGAGTTGAACTCCAAGTTCAACACATGGCAGCCTTGTGACTTGAGACAAGTCACTCACTCTCCTAGTTTGTTTACATGTGAATTGGGAATAATAATCTGTACTGTACTGGGTTATTCTGAAGAGTAAATGAGCAAAATGGctggtacacagtaggcattTATGAAATGTTATCGTTATTGGTCTCCTGGTGCTTACCACAGGCTACGTTCTTACACTGAGGCAGAGTAAACCTCCCCAACTTGcaccccagccctgtgcctggtCTGTATTGTGAATGGGGGGGACATGGAgttaaagtaaatgaatgaatgtttgttataaaaaatgagaaaacagaggaacATAGGAAAAGAGagtgaataaaatatgaatacttCCATGTTAAACCACGAACAGTTGGATAGCATGCAACCGACAAAGTCATAGATGATGTCGATTACCCACCTTTACCTGAGCCCAAATTGCCTTTTTTTGTCCTGGCTTGATTGTTTCATATGAAGCTTTCCTTGACACATGGGTAGAATTAGTCACTTAAAGTGAGTCTTTGGGTTTCCATTGTTGTTAAGAAATCAGATACTAGTTAAGcttattgcttttttttccctaagtaaTCTATTTTTCCCTCAGCTTGCTAGCAAGTCTTTGGTGTTCTTTAGTTTCACTATGATGAATCGAAATATGGTATTCTTTGTTATCCTCCTTAGGATTTATTGGGCTTCATGAATCTGTGAATTGGTATCTTTTATCATTTCTAGAAAATCCTTAGCTATTATCCTTTCAGATATGGTggtattctttttctccttccttctgggtCTTCAGTTAAATAAATACAAGTCTTTTACTCTGTCCTCCCATGACTCATAACCTCTCttgtattttctgttgttttctcttcctgtgcTACAGTCTTAGTAATTTGTTCTGATCAGTCATCCAATCCACTCATCTATTCTTTCAACTGTcccttgaatttttaatttttatcatttgttgGGGGATGGTGTAGaaattctatttggttctttttaaatatgCTCTGTcacttttaatagtttttaaaaattccctgcAGATATATTTAGgtctgtctttaatttttttgtgtgtgcataatAAGGATATTTGTCTTGTATTTTGTGTCTAATAACCTAGTGTCTGAATGTCTTTGGTCTCTTTCTGTTatctctgatttctgtttctgttgGTTCTTATTTATGGCGACTTCCTTCTTTCCATATGTCGTTATCTATCATCCCTAGAAAATTATCAGTAACAATAATCTGACACCTCAGATGAAACTATCTTACTCCAGAGAAGATTCATTTTTGCTTCTCCAAGCTTGTAGGGCACCACAAGTCTTAGACCACTTTGAACTAAATTTATAATTTGAGGGTTGTTTGGATCAGTCAGGTGGTATGTGCTGATGAAATCCTGTTTacctctgcttctttctttaaCCATTGGGGTCCCATCctagggaaagggggaaatgcATCAGGATTCCCACCTGGGGCAAGTCTTGGTTTATAGTATCTCACCCTTCCCCTCCAGGACTCTCAAAACTAATGTTAACATTTTCGCAGATTGAAGGTGAACTCAGGGAAAGGACTCTGCTTGCCTCTGTGAATCTAGCTTTTCTTCAGTTTTGGCCTAGTAATTCCTCACTATGTGATCATCTATTCAATGGCATTAAGaagttgtttgggtttttttgttttctaaatatttgaggTAGCCTTTTGGGTAGTCAGCGGAAGTGTTTGGATAACAGCCTATGGTGAACAGATGCAgaggttttatgtttattttctttatttaaaacacatgtGTGGCTGCCTTCTTTGCATCTAGGACTCTATGTCTCATAGGGGTTttcatgagcattttttttacttttcaacatCAGCTCCTTTTGGAACCACTATGTCAATGAGACTTTCAAAGACACTCCTCAGTGAATGCTGCTGTTACTCATTAATAGCACGGACTAAAGTTTCTATTTGTGTAGCGAGACTAGAGACCAGTTATGGTGctttaaaagttttagaaattggcccaattttttaaaaataatcatattcaTCTGTGAAGAGGCCATGTAAGCCAAATTAATATAAAACTTCAGATTTCTGAATTATGTTCCAGGCAGCATAGCATTGTGGCTAAGAacctgggctctggagtcaggcctggTTTTGTCGCTCAGCCAGCTCTTCACTCACTGGCTCGGCACCCTTGCACTGTAGGGGCCATGAGAACAGGGACTGTGTCATTATTATTCATCATTGTATCCACAgcgcttgacacatagtaggtgctcattaaattttaatatctgaGAATGGACTCAATAAAAATTAGAGATCATATAGCATAAAGGTTAAGAGCATAGTTCCAAAGTCAGAAAGATCTTGGTTTGAATCCTGTTTCCTTTGATTTACTGCCTGTTTGTCCTCCAGTAGATTAGTGAAGTTTTACATCTTTAAgtttcagtgttctcatctgtaagattGAGTAATGATTGATTGTATCTATTTCATTggtttattatgaggattaatgaGAAAATGCAATGTGAAGGACCTGCACAGTCTCTGTGCATACTAAGCCCCCAGTAAGTGTAGACTGTTGTTATTCCTTAGCTATAAAATTGGTGATGTTGTGCTGACTTCACagagtaattatattaaatgagcTTAAGTATATGCAGTACTGATCATAacaaaaattcagtaaatttagtaaatttagtaaatttaCTGATCTAGTAAAAATTCAGTAGATGCTTGCTGCTAATAGTATCAGTGCCAGTGTTTTGCAATAAGTTATGAAGATGTATGTTATATAAATCATTGGTCTAAATGTGTCTTTTATCTAACTGATTTGATCTAACAGTTTTGCTAATTTAACTGATTACTTCCAATAttgggcttttttaaaaaaaaatgaactggtTTTTTAATGTGAATTCGTGAAACATTTTTATCAGGTTAGATGTGGTGTTTTATAAGCCTCTGGCAAAATAACCATGGGGTACTAACTATACTTGCCATCACTTTGGGACAGAAACAACAAATTAGACTACAAATTCTAGATCCCTATTATAAATGGAGgagtgaagaaataaataaagtcaaattCTATTATAACAAGCTCCATGGAGTATGGAGATTTATTGTTGTGCTGAAATTTTACTGGGAAAGGTAGAAATTACACTTATATAAGAATTGACAGCCCAGATTTTTCCACTGAAGTTAGTCAGTAAAGGATGGCGACTAAGCAAATAAAAGCCACTATCTTCACATTTAATTTACCACTGTGAATACCACTGCTGCTACTACATTTACTACTACTAACCGCCACATATATTTGAATGCTTTCTACCTGCTAGGTACTTGCCAAAGTTATTTATATTAACTACCTCTTTTCCTGTCAACAGTTATCTGCATGAAGTATTTTGGTATTAATATTAACActattttacaggtggggaaattGAGATTTAAAGAAGCCAAGGAACTTGGCCATAGTCAAGCTACTAAGTCAAAATGAGTCAACTCCAAAACCAGAGCTCTTAATCATCACACTGTATTGCCTTCCTAACAAAacatggtgcttatttttctgataaagtttatttatttcagagataTTTATTCACCTTTTGCTATCTACTGGGGATAAAAAGAAAGGTGTCCAATTTTCAAGAATCTCCAGAGTTTGAGGAGTCAGTGAATAAATATTGAGCAGAAATATTCTTTGAAAGTGTTATGATCACTGGCTTTTATTCAGTTGCCCTGTCTAGCCTTTTGGGTAGAGTGGGGTGTGACAGTAGTAATTGAGTAGCTCAGATAAGAACTCTGCTTCTGCCCCTCATCTCTCTGCTCAAGTATCACAAGATTGGGGATAGAACCTGGAATAGGAAACATGAGCAAATAATAAACTTAGGCTAGGTAAAAAAATTCCTAACATTTTCTGACTTGGAGAATTTTAGACTTTGTGGAATTCTTTTGAgtgtttggctttttaaaatcctctttcttcctttctttcttttctttcttgtcctgTTATTTAGTTTGTAGGTCAACTTGGAGGAGATTTTTTTTGATACTAGCAAACTGGTAaggctaagaagaaaataaacctcaATTAGGTGTTTGAAATTTATTATAGGTTTGGATCTCgagggaaaagaaggagaaagataaaGGATTAGTTAAATTTTAAGTATCTAACtaagtttataaagcaaaaacagTATGGATTCAAAGGAATTTTTATCATGGAGTGAAAGATACGCTGTTTTGTAGGATTCTCCTCTGGTGTATTTCTTAGGTAGTCAGTATGGCTGCCAAGGTAGAGGAGAATGAGAAAGCTCTTCTGGGACCACATGGCTCCTGATATAGCCACAGGGAAGGGCATCCTGACTACAAAGAAGAAAGGGATTAGGAGGTTTGCCTTCAGTGTATTTGTAGTTCAGTTGGTTAGGTGATCAGAGTTTATCCTTGaggaatttttctataaaatatttttagtgtggGTATATTTATGAGCACTGCTTATTACTATATTTGAATAAGCTGGGAAGTCATGAGACTGACAGCTAAGCATTGAGTTATTTGAACATCCAATTTCACCCCCCTTTAGATTTTACAAAACATAAATGGTTTTATAATTTGTCATCATGGGTTTTGCAGATAGGACTTAGAAAACCTTCAGGTAAAGAAATGTGCAAGTCTTtccaagttattttaaaaataacacaactcATGTTTCATCTCTTTCATCCTAGTTTTTAAATCTACCAGACAGCAGCCTTCCCGAAATGTTGCTACTAAGAATTATTCAGAGGTAAGGAAAAAACGTTTTCTAGTTATGTTTTAGTAATTTATGTTTCCTACATTATGAATTGTCAACTCTTTGTTTTACAAAgtaaactaaagaagaaaattatggaATATTAAAGCTGGAGAGAACTTTActggttatctttttttttaaacatgccaATATCACCAAAATGGTTTCATTATTGTCACTGACAACAAGGGCAACACTACAATTGTatcattattttgtttggtttcttaAACATTACTTAAGTatgcattaaaaatgtttacatttaagaaatatgACACATTAAATAAGTCCTCTAAAAATATTCCCTTCTCAATGTATTTTCATGCTTTGTTTCATACATAAATAACTTAATCTACAAAATCGTAAGTAAAACTATCAATTCTTATGGCCTAGaagtatatataaattttggaggttAACAAAAGTGTTGTCTTTATGATTTTACAAATAACAACATGCTGTATTTGCAGTGTTTATTATCAAatataatatcaaatatattttaaaaaaatcaaatatgatgCTATCAAATATCATAAGTTCTTATTATCTCTCAACCTGTTCTGCCAATAATAGACCTTGCAGTGCACTTGGTAAAAAtgacatgcatttaaaaaatcaaaatgttcaaaagcctagatttttaaaaatagcagagaAGGTTTTATTTCACTATCACTGagtctttttttgagacaaagtgtcactctcttaccctggctagagtgccgtcgggtcagcctggctcacagcaacctcagactcctgggctcaagcgatccttccgcctcagcctcccgagtagctgggactacaggcatgcgccaccatgcccggctaatttttttctatgtatatttttagctgtcatctcagatcatttctttctatttttagtagagatgggggtctcgctcttgctcaggctggtctcgaactcctgacctcgagcgatccttccgccgcggcctcccagagtgctaggattgcaggcgtgagccacggcgccggGCCTATCACCCAGTCTTATTAAAACCACTTCAGGGATACCGAGGGGAGGGGAGCGGGGGAGAGTAGAGCAGCGCCGCTGAGATGGCGGCGCCCGGGCGTGTGGTGTTTCGTGAGAAACCGAGCCACAAAAAGTACCGGGCCGCCCTGAAGAAGGAGAAACGAAAGAAATGCCGTCAGGAACTCGCTCGATTGAGAGACTCAGTACTctcacaggaggaggaggaggaggaggctttCACTGAAGAACAACAACCGGAAGAAGAGAAATTGTTGGCGAGAGAGAGGCAAAAGTTGCATGAGGAGTGGTTGCTGCGGGAGCAGAAGGCACAGGAAGAATtcagaataaagaaggaaaaggaagaggcagCCCAGAAATGGcaggaagagcaagagagaaagttaaaggaagaatgggaagaacagcagagaaaaaagagagaagaggagcagCAGAAACtgcaggagaagaaagaaagagagctgGAAAATGGTGCTGCATGGCAAAACCCAGAACCACCCATGGATTTAAGAGTAATGGAGAAGGATCGAGCTAATTGTCCGTTCTACAGCAAAACAGGAGCTTGCAGATTTGGAAATAGGTGTTCACGCAAACACAATTTCCCGGCATCGAGTCCCACGCTTCTTATTAAAAGCATGTTTACGACATTTGGAATGGAGCAGTGCAGGAGAGACGACTACGACCCCGACGCAAGCCTGGAGTACAGCGAAGAGGAAACCTACCAGCAGTTCCTGGATTTCTACGACGATGTGCTCCCCGAGTTTAAGCATGTGGGGAAAGTGATTCAGTTCAAGGTCTGCCGCAACTTGGAGCCTCACCTGAGGGGTAACGTGTATGTGCAGTACGAGTCGGAAGAGGAATGCCAGGCAGCCCTGTCTCTGTTTAACGGGCGCTGGTATGCAGGGCGGCAGCTTCAGTGCGAATTCTGCCCGGTGACCCGCTGGAAAATGGCAATCTGTGGTTTATTTGAGATACAACGGTGTCCGAGAGGAAGACACTGCAACTTTCTTCATGTGTTCAGAAATCCCCATAATGAGTTTTGGGAAGCTAGTAGAGACAAGTACCCGTCTCCAGATCGGACTAGCTGCTCGTTTGGTCAGAActtggagaggagagagaggatgggCCACCATGGCGACTACCAcggcaggctgaggaggaggagaaggagcccCAGTCCTGACCACCGCGACACGAGAAATGGGGACTCTGAGAGGAAAAGGAGTAGTCGTCACAGGGGGAAGAAATCTCACAAACACATGTCAAAGAGTCCTGAGAGGCGCAGTTCACGaagtagaggaagaaaaaggagccgcagccgcagccgcagccgcgGGAGCCGTGCCGGAGCTCATCTAGGGCCAGGAGTCGTGGCAAGAGGAGGTCAGACAGTAGAGACGGAACTACTCAGAGACCCAAATGTAAGTAaacctgttttgttcttttttttttttttttttttttttgagacagagtctcgctttgttgcccaggctagaatgagtgctgtggcgtctgcctagctcacagcaacctcaaactcctgggctcaagcaatcctcctgcctcagcctcccgagtagctgggactacaggcatgtgccaccatgcctggctaattttttctatacatatttttagttgtccagataatttctttctattttttagtagagatgggggtctcgctcttgttcaggctggcctcgaactcctgagctcaaacaatccacccgcctcggcctcccagagtgctaggattacaggcgtgagccaccgcgcccggcctgttttgttcttaaaaaacaaaacaaacgaaaaaaaaccccacttcaACTTGTCTGACTAACGAGTGAATGCATATACCATCGTTTAAATGGTATCtaacaaaatctaaaatttaagaaacaataaaatcatattaaatcCGTAGCCTTGCCAAAAAAACTTCATTGAGATTCTGTTATAGAACAGCATCAGTATtatcttaaattttctaaaatttatctttGAATCATCACTTTGATGAGTTAAAGCTTTAAGGGTAAAAATAATGAcacaaaatgatttcaaaaagCCATATTTATAATTCCTGATACAGAACTTTAGATTAGTTTTTGTTTAATGACTGGAAATCCttatttcttcagaaaatattaaatatctgttgATACATACTACCTGTCTAGTGATTTATTGAATAACCACTCAAGATTTATTAGGTAAGCACTCAAATTACTTTTATGTAATAAAAGTAAACAGGAGTTTTGCATGTTGGCTAGTTTCATTTtatacgttttttttttttttttagttcttcatttgtaaggtataaaacttaaaaaaattctcagctaacattttcattagatttaaattattcaaactaTAAATAATGCGAAGCTAAGCACTgtcatttcctttaaaatctaAGTTTGTAAAAGTTTTTCAATCAATACAAAAATGCTCTGGTTCATATTATTAACTGCCCGACAAAGtgtttaaaaaggtaaatattctTTGTTAAAGAGCAGATTACTAGAAATGTTTTCcatgttcttatttaaaaaaaaataagattctgATATACATAATGAATCTAAATCAAAATTCACAAATGGTAGCCAAAATCCTGTCAACTTCCATCCTAATACAACATAAATGCACAGATTTTATGCCCAAACAACTCAAAATTTAAGTATATAATGGAAATGCGAACAAGTCATAACTACTACACATCACTACTGATGGATTCCACCATACTTCAACCAACCTCAGCAGATGTGCACATCTGATAGACTGCTTAGAAAATTAAAGTTATCAGAGCCATAAATAAGGAGTACCTAAATATGAACATAATTCCAAAGCTGGTAGAAAAAAGTAAGATGTGATGTAAACACATCTGATAGTTCTCTCTGTAAGTCACTTTCCACACTGATTTATAAAGCTAtggttttataattcttttaaaaaggaaaatttttctaCATTGATGCATGCAGTAATTTCATTGTACATTCTTGACTACAAAGCAATCTTCAAATCCTCTTGCAGAGCTTGACACATCTCATCAGAATTTCTCCAGAAAGTCAGCTTGTCATATTTTCAGCAACCTTTAGTGCTTCAGTAGCCTTGTGAAGCTCCTTAATAACCGATGATAAAGCTTCTGGGTTAATTCCTTGTTCACAAAGCCATACACAAATAGACCAAGTTTCCATATCTAAGCTAGTATTCAAAATTCTGGAATTCTCGAGCAGAATGGCATTCAGGATCGCCTCTGcggtcctccctccccaccccactatactgctactgctgctgcttgccataccagaggctgagggaggcttTACCAGTTACCTTTACTCAAGATTTCTaggatttgattttgttttgttttgtttttctctctttttaaaaataatgattcacATTATTAGAAATCCATAATTGTTAAATATGcagtaatatttttaaggataACAGTGTTGAACCAAAAGGGCCCATGCATGGAATGCTAATATTGAGGGTGAGTTCAGTGCATATAAGAGGTTTTATTTATACCTGAGTTCGTTTTGTTACTTACACTCTCATAGTACTGATTTGTGCCTTAACATCTGATGCTAGACTCAAGACAGACTAAAAGGTTGGAGTCTAAAGATCTCTGTGTTCTGTTCTAGATTTAACATAGGCTTTCTGCTCTTCCTTTGGATTCCAAAAAAAGTCTAGTATCAGCTTGGCTCTCCTGTTACCTCATTTTCAAAACCTATGTGTCTTAACGCCCCAGCCAATACAATTTCCTCTCTATCAGGGTTTCTCAGTAGTGGCGCTGTTGATATTTTGGACCaagtaattctttgttgtgaaggactgtcctgtgcattgtgagatatttagcagcatccttggccccAGGTGCTGTTTGTTCAGTGTTTTGTCCTTGGCTTCATCCT
Protein-coding regions in this window:
- the LOC123642205 gene encoding LOW QUALITY PROTEIN: U2 small nuclear ribonucleoprotein auxiliary factor 35 kDa subunit-related protein 2-like (The sequence of the model RefSeq protein was modified relative to this genomic sequence to represent the inferred CDS: inserted 1 base in 1 codon) is translated as MAAPGRVVFREKPSHKKYRAALKKEKRKKCRQELARLRDSVLSQEEEEEEAFTEEQQPEEEKLLARERQKLHEEWLLREQKAQEEFRIKKEKEEAAQKWQEEQERKLKEEWEEQQRKKREEEQQKLQEKKERELENGAAWQNPEPPMDLRVMEKDRANCPFYSKTGACRFGNRCSRKHNFPASSPTLLIKSMFTTFGMEQCRRDDYDPDASLEYSEEETYQQFLDFYDDVLPEFKHVGKVIQFKVCRNLEPHLRGNVYVQYESEEECQAALSLFNGRWYAGRQLQCEFCPVTRWKMAICGLFEIQRCPRGRHCNFLHVFRNPHNEFWEASRDKYPSPDRTSCSFGQNLERRERMGHHGDYHGRLRRRRRSPSPDHRDTRNGDSERKRSSRHRGKKSHKHMSKSPERRSSRSRGRKRSRSRSRSRGSRXRSSSRARSRGKRRSDSRDGTTQRPKCK